A genome region from Erigeron canadensis isolate Cc75 chromosome 3, C_canadensis_v1, whole genome shotgun sequence includes the following:
- the LOC122591605 gene encoding uncharacterized protein LOC122591605 encodes MTSHVWSILNSRKSLWVKWIHAHKLKGRRNFWDVSLKAGSTWGWRKLLQLREVIRPHIKYLIGDGCTTSAWFNNWTSIGPLCKYITYRDITRAGLCLDATVNDVLANGRWKWPVAWFDLLPVLINVTPPVLRPSVSDVITWYDNNGKDSGFFAYSTWETIQFRKPVVPWVDIVWFAHSIPRHSFHVWLIMREKLKTQDKMKQWDVSGSTNFNLLCCSLCKRGPNSHQHLFFECNVSLQIWSLVRPLMGFHAVPNRWSDITSTLLWTSKPNLAKTIIAKLLIAASAYYLWQEQNSRLFSPKKDRLLNCVMLLCLLSG; translated from the coding sequence ATGACTTCTCATGTATGGAGTATCTTGAATAGTCGAAAGTCTCTTTGGGTAAAGTGGATTCATGCTCATAAACTTAAGGGTAGAAGAAATTTCTGGGATGTCTCTTTGAAGGCTGGCTCAACATGGGGATGGCGTAAGCTTCTTCAATTGCGTGAAGTAATCCGACCACATATTAAGTATCTGATAGGGGATGGGTGTACTACTTCAGCTTGGTTCAATAATTGGACATCTATTGGTCCCTTATGTAAGTATATTACATATAGAGATATTACTAGAGCGGGACTTTGTCTTGATGCAACTGTTAATGATGTTCTAGCTAATGGACGCTGGAAATGGCCAGTTGCCTGGTTTGATCTACTTCCAGTGCTTATAAATGTTACTCCTCCTGTTCTTCGTCCTTCTGTTTCTGATGTAATTACTTGGTATGATAATAATGGGAAAGATTCGGGATTTTTTGCATATTCCACATGGGAAACCATCCAATTTAGAAAACCGGTTGTCCCTTGGGTTGATATTGTTTGGTTTGCACATAGTATTCCGAGGCATTCATTTCATGTCTGGCTTATTATGAGAGAAAAATTGAAGACTCAGGATAAGATGAAGCAATGGGATGTCAGCGGATCTACTAACTTTAATCTACTTTGCTGTTCCCTTTGCAAGCGTGGACCTAATTCAcatcaacatttattttttgaatgtaaCGTTTCCTTGCAGATTTGGAGTTTGGTGAGACCCTTAATGGGATTCCATGCGGTTCCAAACCGATGGAGTGATATCACATCGACGCTATTGTGGACATCAAAGCCTAATCTTGCTAAGACGATTATTGCTAAGCTTTTGATTGCTGCCTCTGCTTATTACTTATGGCAAGAGCAAAACTCCAGATTATTTTCTCCCAAAAAAGATCGGTTGCTTAACTGCGTGATGTTATTGTGTCTACTGTCCGGATGA